Below is a window of Candidatus Acidiferrales bacterium DNA.
TCGTGGGCACAGATGCTTTGCTCATCTTGTCACCGTCAAAATCAATCATCGCCTGGCCGTTTTCCACTCGCACATGGCGGGAGATTTTCCGCGCCCCCATGTCGCCAACCAGCGAAAACGAGACCAATTCACCGCGCCGGTCAAACTGCATCTCCTCGGTAAGGCGATAGACCGTGTCCAAGAGGGTGACGTGGCTGCTGGCCTTGGCCGAGCGCACGCCCGGCAGCGTTTCGGTAGGCGCCTCGCCTCGCTCCAGCCTTTCGTTCCCCACCTCTTTTCCGCCAAAGATGATTTTGTATTCCGAGACTTGAGGCGGGCCTGAACCGCTTGCGCCTCGCTGGCCAACCCCGTTGACAAAGGCTCCTGGCTGCCAAAAGAAGGGAAAGAAAGTCAACAAAAGCGCCCAACCAGACTTATAGAGGACGTGTCGCCGCTGCCGCTGCCCGTTGCGCACGGTTACCTTCTCAACGCGGAAGAGAGCGATCCTGTGGCGATTCTAATACCAGAACGCTTTTCGAGCGACCCGGGCGCACGCACAAAGTCTGAGCCAACTCCTCGGCCATCCTCCTCTGGTTGGAACGGCGCTAGCGTATGGCCCGATCGCGCTCGGGAGTCGATTCGGAGAGGACCACCAAAGTTTCCGTCTTCTTGATGCCCTCCATTTTGCGAATCTCAATAATGGTCTCTTCGAGGGCGCCCTCCTCCTCACACTCGACTCTCACCACAAAGTCATGGCTCCCGGTGGTCGTGGCAATCGTGCGCACGTGCTTGATGTGGAGAATCTGGCTGGCCGAGTGAAGCAGATCGGCGTCCGTCGAGGTGTCAACAAGGATATAGGCTCGCAGCATGGCGCTTCCTCCTAATTCTGGAGGCTAGAAGCTCGAGGCTAGAAGCTGGACCCTCAAGCGTCAAGCCTCCAGCTTCCAAGACATTACCTCCAGAAAAACCTTCCATTCGCCAAAATTTCCGCTCCCGCCACCTGCGCGAGCATCCCATCTTCCCGCCACCGCACCTGCAAAACTCCGCCGAGAGTATGGACATCCACCTCTCTTTCCGTCCCGCGGGCAAGATGCGACGCCACCGCCGCCGCGCATGAGCCGGTGCCGGAAGACAGAGTCTTTCCCACGCCTCGCTCATAAAATCGCACTTCGATTTCAGTCGGCGACTTCACCTTCACAAATTCGACATTCGTTCGTTGGGGAAAGAAAGGATGGCTTTCCAGTTCCTGGCCGAGCGCCATCCAGTCGATCATCTCGAAATCATCCACAAAAAGGACGCAGTGGGGGTTGCCAGTTGAAAGAACCGTGGCATGCACCACTTCATCTCCCACCGGAATGGCAAAATCCAGAATCGGCCCGGCGGCCTGGCCCGCTCGCCGCAGCGAGCGCGAGGGGGCAAACGGGATCCGCTCCGGAGCGAAGATTGGTTTCCCCATCTCAGTGCGGAAGAGAAAACGACGCCCGCCACGCTCCAGCAGTTCGACTTTACGCGCCCCGGCCTTGGTGAGGACGAAAAGAGTCTCGGCGACTCTTTGGTGACGATCCAGAAACCACGCTGCCGCACACCGCACTCCGTTGCCGGAGATTTCAGCCTCGGATCCGTCGGCATTGATGATGCGAATCGCCACTCGCGCCGCCCGCGCGGAAGGCCTCGGCCTGAAGCCCCGGTCTCGCGGCTCACGATGAACCACGCTCGCCCGCCCGGCACGCTCGCCGCGGCGAGCCAGGATGAGGCCGTCTGCGCCTACGCCAAAATGGCGATCGCAGATGGCCCTTGCCAGGGCGCCGGCGTGGCGCGCTGGAATGAGCCGGGCCTCCACCAGCAAGAAATCGTTGCCATGAGCCTGTGCTTTACTAAACGGGATCGAGCGTGGCAAGGCTTAATCCTTCGCTGAACCTCGGGGTGAGCCCGGCTCGGACGTGGCTTCCATTCTCTCAATCTGCTTCATCAGTTCCCGATGCTGCGAGTCCGTGACATCAGCTTCAAACTCGACAACGTATTCCTTCCCCACTCGCTGCACCCGCAGGTTTTGCAAGGCGAGCTTGCGGCTTTCGAGCGTGGCGTTGATTCCGCTCATCCCTTCCTCGATGTTCTGACAGGTCACGTTGTAGCTCATGGTCTGGGTCTTCAGGTCGAAACGCCGCTCAAACCGCCCCAAAGCCCAGAGGGCAAACAAGAGAAAGAAGGTGGTGAAGATTCCGGTCAGGTACATGCCGCCGCCCACCGCCATCCCGATGCTGGCAATCACAAAGATCGTCGCCGCCGTGGTCAGGCCCACCACCGAACCCCGAGCATGAAGGATCGATCCCGCGCCGATGAAACCAATGCCCGGGATGAGTTGGGCGGCGATGCGAACCGGTTCGCCGCCAAATATCTTTGCCAGTTCGGCGGACAGGATCGTGAAAAGCGCTGAGCCCACGCAGATGAACATGTTCGTGCGCAGCCCGGCCGGCTTGCGGCGAATCTCGCGTTCCAGACCGATGATGCCTCCCAGGAAAGCCGCCAGCAAGATCCGCCCGGCGATCGAGAGCGTAAGATCAATCCGCATATTCGCCTCCCTGGAGGATAGCCCTCCGGCTACTTCAGATATTTCCCGAGGATCGGCTTGAGATTCCTTTTCGTCGCTGCCGGGATGAGCTTCCGGTCGGTAATGATGGCATGGGCGAGCGCCGAGCCGCACTTGCAATGCCGCTCCCTGCTGATGCTGCCCACGGCCTCGCGGATGACTTTCTTCACATTCTCGATGTTCCGGGAAAGGTATTCCATGACCTGCTCGCCCGTCACCGCATCGTGCCCCGGATGCCAACAATCGTAATCGGTGACCATGGCGCAGGTGGCGTAGCAAATTTCAGCTTCGCGCGCCAGCTTCGCTTCCTGGAGATTGGTCAT
It encodes the following:
- a CDS encoding Lrp/AsnC ligand binding domain-containing protein; the protein is MLRAYILVDTSTDADLLHSASQILHIKHVRTIATTTGSHDFVVRVECEEEGALEETIIEIRKMEGIKKTETLVVLSESTPERDRAIR
- the dapF gene encoding diaminopimelate epimerase, with the protein product MPRSIPFSKAQAHGNDFLLVEARLIPARHAGALARAICDRHFGVGADGLILARRGERAGRASVVHREPRDRGFRPRPSARAARVAIRIINADGSEAEISGNGVRCAAAWFLDRHQRVAETLFVLTKAGARKVELLERGGRRFLFRTEMGKPIFAPERIPFAPSRSLRRAGQAAGPILDFAIPVGDEVVHATVLSTGNPHCVLFVDDFEMIDWMALGQELESHPFFPQRTNVEFVKVKSPTEIEVRFYERGVGKTLSSGTGSCAAAVASHLARGTEREVDVHTLGGVLQVRWREDGMLAQVAGAEILANGRFFWR
- a CDS encoding MgtC/SapB family protein translates to MRIDLTLSIAGRILLAAFLGGIIGLEREIRRKPAGLRTNMFICVGSALFTILSAELAKIFGGEPVRIAAQLIPGIGFIGAGSILHARGSVVGLTTAATIFVIASIGMAVGGGMYLTGIFTTFFLLFALWALGRFERRFDLKTQTMSYNVTCQNIEEGMSGINATLESRKLALQNLRVQRVGKEYVVEFEADVTDSQHRELMKQIERMEATSEPGSPRGSAKD